A DNA window from Helianthus annuus cultivar XRQ/B chromosome 15, HanXRQr2.0-SUNRISE, whole genome shotgun sequence contains the following coding sequences:
- the LOC110912262 gene encoding uncharacterized protein LOC110912262 isoform X1 has protein sequence MGAKTPLSSQLEESGLSRVYSLYSTDIHDKFTPVMVRNADGSISTLPNCLHSLVGSTQTLQLDSYTYYDHGHFESFNCLLDGDGCKPFGSFTPPSMPAKDKGVLPIPIPVKRVEAIVRPAYADSDSEETVDSDPHESAVSWLVMGLGMTVACVS, from the exons ATGGGTGCGAAAACCCCGTTGTCTTCCCAATTGGAAG AGTCTGGCCTGTCACGCGTCTACAGCCTTTATTCCACTGACATACATGATAAGTTCACTCCGGTGATGGTAAGGAACGCTGATGGAAGCATTTCAACACTGCCGAATTGTTTGCACTCTCTTGTGGGCAGCACTCAGACCCTCCAGCTTGATTCGTATACGTATTATGATCATGGCCATTTTGAATCCTTCAACTGCCTGCTAGATGGGGATGGTTGTAAGCCCTTTGGTTCTTTCACACCTCCATCGATGCCCGCTAAAGACAAGGGGGTGCTACCCATACCGATACCAGTTAAGCGCGTTGAAGCGATCGTAAG GCCTGCTTATGCAGATTCGGATTCAGAAGAAACAGTTGACAGTGACCCACATGAAAG TGCAGTCAGTTGGCTGGTGATGGGATTGGGGATGACGGTGGCATGCGTTAGCTAA
- the LOC110912262 gene encoding uncharacterized protein LOC110912262 isoform X2: protein MGAKTPLSSQLEESGLSRVYSLYSTDIHDKFTPVMVRNADGSISTLPNCLHSLVGSTQTLQLDSYTYYDHGHFESFNCLLDGDGCKPFGSFTPPSMPAKDKGVLPIPIPVKRVEAIVRPAYADSDSEETVDSDPHESQLAGDGIGDDGGMR, encoded by the exons ATGGGTGCGAAAACCCCGTTGTCTTCCCAATTGGAAG AGTCTGGCCTGTCACGCGTCTACAGCCTTTATTCCACTGACATACATGATAAGTTCACTCCGGTGATGGTAAGGAACGCTGATGGAAGCATTTCAACACTGCCGAATTGTTTGCACTCTCTTGTGGGCAGCACTCAGACCCTCCAGCTTGATTCGTATACGTATTATGATCATGGCCATTTTGAATCCTTCAACTGCCTGCTAGATGGGGATGGTTGTAAGCCCTTTGGTTCTTTCACACCTCCATCGATGCCCGCTAAAGACAAGGGGGTGCTACCCATACCGATACCAGTTAAGCGCGTTGAAGCGATCGTAAG GCCTGCTTATGCAGATTCGGATTCAGAAGAAACAGTTGACAGTGACCCACATGAAAG TCAGTTGGCTGGTGATGGGATTGGGGATGACGGTGGCATGCGTTAG
- the LOC110912262 gene encoding uncharacterized protein LOC110912262 isoform X3 — MVRNADGSISTLPNCLHSLVGSTQTLQLDSYTYYDHGHFESFNCLLDGDGCKPFGSFTPPSMPAKDKGVLPIPIPVKRVEAIVRPAYADSDSEETVDSDPHESAVSWLVMGLGMTVACVS; from the exons ATGGTAAGGAACGCTGATGGAAGCATTTCAACACTGCCGAATTGTTTGCACTCTCTTGTGGGCAGCACTCAGACCCTCCAGCTTGATTCGTATACGTATTATGATCATGGCCATTTTGAATCCTTCAACTGCCTGCTAGATGGGGATGGTTGTAAGCCCTTTGGTTCTTTCACACCTCCATCGATGCCCGCTAAAGACAAGGGGGTGCTACCCATACCGATACCAGTTAAGCGCGTTGAAGCGATCGTAAG GCCTGCTTATGCAGATTCGGATTCAGAAGAAACAGTTGACAGTGACCCACATGAAAG TGCAGTCAGTTGGCTGGTGATGGGATTGGGGATGACGGTGGCATGCGTTAGCTAA